GTAAATGTACCCATATTGCGGATTAGAAGTTTCGTTAGTTACACCTTATGACTCATTTAGACTCATAAATAACCAAGGTAAGTCATCTTTAAGAGAATTAATGTACATGCACGACAAGGGGTGTGAAATAACTGGATGTTGACGCGTTTATGTATCGACTTGAAATGGTAATGGTGGGTGGCTGAGAAATGAAAACTGAGAAATGATATAAGAAAACCggatgtgatgtgaaattaaaTGTATTATGACAAAATCTAACTATTTGTTCATTTACAACCAAATATGTCACATGACGATAACAATTTTCTAACGTAGATTCCTTTGTTATACACAATAGTATTCTTTGttgtatttatgtgtttgtgtataaattatttcaattctTTGTGTCagtatgttgtacatacatacatacatacatacatacatacatacatacatacatacatacatacatacatacatacatacatacatacatacatacatacatacatacatacatacatacatacatacatacatacatacatacatacatacatacatacatgtacatacacacacacctccCACAATCTGACCTCCATTTCTGAAGATGTTTTTGAATGTTCCGTTGTAGATGAGTAAAAGAATGAACACCACTGCCACTGCCAGATTGAAGCAAGATTACATTAGAATCATGAAAGATCCAGTACCTTATGTAACAGCAGCACCACTCCATTCAAATATGTTAGAATGGTAAGAACAAGTTTTACCTATCGTAAAGGGAAGGTTTTTGTGGTTATGTTGTCTTTATCATGTCCATCTAGTCTAGAGGTTATCCGTGGCTTCCAATCTTAAGATCTTATTCCAACCCATCCAGCTCACTGacaaatcatgaaccaaaactTGTTCATACAAATGAGTAAACACcaaactgttagaatgatgtaaacagtgtacaAGTAGCATCCTGATACGACAAATgcaccatatttggacattacataactgccccaataaaaacacaaactttTTGGGTAGAATGCTGTGAtcgattaacaaagacatgatgttaataaCTATGTGAGAGGCTTTGATCatctgaatttgaaatttcatctcaacacctcattgagctagacatgCAAAGAGATTTGAAgtcacagatagcctctagactactgTCTGACTATCTGTCATCATTTCCTCAAATGGCTGGGCTGAAATCTAGATGGTAAGAACATATGATATTCCTTTGTTAAATATCTTAGTCTATAGACTTTCAAGGTTTCACTGCTCTGCTGTATGCTAATAGTAGTGGACAGAAACAAATACGCTGGCCGTACAGACACATAGAGTTACTCCAGTGCTGCACCAGGATTAagttacaactgaattctatcaacctGCAATACAGTTGGCACTATCTGatctcattttttttcacctgtAGGCATTATGTTGTAAGAGGACCTGAAGGGACTCCGTATGAAGGTGGCTACTACCACGGTAAACTACTCTTTCCTTCAGAGTTTCCATTCAAACCACCAAGTATTTACATGATCACACCAAATGGAAGGTTTAAGTGTAATACTAGGTAAGTTGGTTTGGATTTTAATAGCGTGTTTAACAGGATTATCTTGATACTGGTTGGCAGTAACTGAGTCAGTGGTTACTAAGGTTTGGGATCTCAGTTACAACGGTGGCAAATATGGTAACATTTAGTcattccatatatttttttctcattggcTTGGAAAAcagttgtgtcgtgtcgtgtcgtgtcgtgtcatgTCGTGTATTGTATCAAGTTGAACCAGTAGTGTCTCTGTTCTGTAAcctttttgttgttatttcatGTCGGATCTGTTTTTGTAACTGTGTCTTAAAACTTCTATTTTCATAGTTTACCATTTGTTCtgtgttttcaaaaaattacttttaatataactacatgtacacaattcTTTTTATCGATTGTCATGTCTTTTTCCAGACCTTTTAATCATGTAGCTCATTTTATTTACCCATTAATGGTCACCGTTTTGAGttgaaaataaaccattattgttattattatttaattattattattattattattaaatttatttcTGTACTTTGAACAAGGACGTCACCGAGTGTCACAAGGATTAACAAACAGTTATTACTTGTTTTAAAACACTAGTGtcaaatcaattcatattttgattcaTTTCTTATCACTTCACCAGGCTGTGTTTATCAATAAGTGATTTTCATCCGGATACATGGAATCCTGCTTGGTCCGTTTCTACAATTCTGACTGGACTCCTTAGCTTTATGGTTGAAAAGAACCCAACCCTGGGTAGTATAGAGACTTCAGACTTTACCAAAAGACAACTAGCAGCTCAGAGTGGCATTTTCAACctcaaaaatcaaatttttacaGAACTTTTCCCAAATATAGCAGAGGTAAGTATACTGTTAATAATCTGTACGATCATTTTATGAGTGgtatagaaaataaaaatccaGTCATGTGGAATTGTTGGCTCTCACCTTCCCCTTCCATGCAAGGCATTTCACTGGCagacatttattttaatgtttagTCAGAAAAAATGTGCAAATAGTTACATGGTTTCCCTGTGGTGCTGATGCTGGAAATGTCATCAATAGCGTCACCagactcaccacatagtaagagataggggaacaccaaattttggtgcatcactagaaattgtgtacatcagtggtgcatcaaattggcttagaggggacgtcaaattggcttagagtgCACACtggtcatcacatagtaagagataggggaacaccaaattttggttcatcactagaaattgtgtacatcagtggtgcgtcaaattggcttagagagcATACTAGTCACCACATGATTAGAACCAACTTGAGCTTGAGCTGTATGATGCAAACataattacaatataaaatctaattttaggtttgaataaaCAGCCACTAGTgaaatgccaggtgtggtaggggaaAGTGAGATCAAAATCCATATAACTGGATTCTAAGATTCTAAGCGGTTAGTTCATATGCCGCTAATACCTCTGCAGTCAGGGTTCAAACCCACCAAAcattggctgggtttgattgtAGAAATTAACCAGGTCTAAGAAGGGTGATGTTTAATTTGATCCTGTTTAACAACGTAGGTTTCCCccaggtactccagtttcctcctgcttcttcaacagtAGGGTGCTGCTCTTGTGttgaccattcaacaaatttccaaatttatttgtacgaataaagattattattattattattattattattattattattattattattattattattattattattattattattatttcaggAGGTTAGGGAAAAGATCAAAAAACAAGAGGAAGAAATGAAACGAAGTGCAGAGTCAAGGACACAAAGTGTGTCAAGTTCACAACCCAATGGACAAGTAATCCTACAACAAAATAATGGAGAAAATGGTATAGTTGGAAGTACACTGgcaaacatttttgtaattgtaggtTTTGCAGCATTTGCATATACAGTGAAATATGTATTGAAAACGATAGGACAAGGCTAGTGAGTTAGTATACAGTGGGGATTTGTAAATACAACCTTTTTTTTGTctgtaattttaatatttttgtgatGATGTCGTCTGTAAGGTAtactgtgacagggcgccctcacatgacgtatcttaccgcctatgatgatgtcatttgaaTTATTTCTAATGTGAGATTTGTGAGTTTGCACTTAATATTAGCTTTATAAACTATTCTTTGCAACACACTGACTAAACTTCATGAAATTATGTAGACCCATgttagaaaatatttgtttcaagaaaatagaatattactcaAACTGATGGAAAAGATCATCTTGAAAGCTATGATGGCTTTATTTGAATGCTTCTAACAGACATTTTATAGCAGCCTGCAGTCTGCCATTTAgaccacacacataacaacgGACATTTTATAGCCGCCTGCAGTCTGCCATTTAgaccacacacataacaacgGACATTTTATAGCAGCCTGCAGTCTGCCAATTAgaccacacacataacaacagaCATTTTATAGCAGCCTGCAGTCTGCCAATTAgaccacacacataacaacagaCATTTTATAGCAGCCTGCAGTCTGCCATTTAgaccacacacataacaacgGACATTTTATAGCAGCCTGCAGTCTGCCAATTAgaccacacacataacaacgGACATTTTATAGCAGCCTGCAGTCTGCCAATTAgaccacacacataacaacgGACATTTTATAGCAGCCTGCAGTCTGCCAATTAgaccacacacataacaacgGACATTTTATAGCAGCCTGCAGTCTGCCAATTAgaccacacacataacaacgGACATTTTATAGCAGCCTGCAGTCTGCCAATTAgaccacacacataacaacgGACATTTTATAGCAGCCTGCAGTCTGCCATTTAgaccacacacataacaacgGACATTTTATAGCAGCCTGCAGTCTGCCAATTAGACCACACACATAACAATGGACATTTTATAGCAGCCTGCAGTCTGCCAATTAgaccacacacataacaacagaCATTTTATAGCAGCCTGCAGTCTGCCAATTAgaccacacacataacaacagaCATTTTATAGCAGCCTGCAGTCTGCCATTTAgaccacacacataacaacgGACATTTTATAGCAGCCTGCAGTCTGCCAATTAgaccacacacataacaacagaCATTTTATAGCAGCCTGCAGTCTGCCAATTAgaccacacacataacaacgGACATTTTATAGCAGCCTGCAGTCTGCCAATTAgaccacacacataacaacgGACATTTTATAGCAGCCTGCAGTCTGCCAATTAgaccacacacataacaacgGACATTTTATAGCAGCCTGCAGTCTGCCAATTAgaccacacacataacaacagaCATTTTATAGCAGCCTGCAGTCTGCCATTTAgaccacacacataacaacgGACATTTTATAGCAGCCTGCAGTCTGCCAATTAgaccacacacataacaacgGACATTTTATAGCAGCCTGCAGTCTGCCAATTAgaccacacacataacaacgGACATTTTATAGCAGCCTGCAGTCTGCCAATTAgaccacacacataacaacgGACATTTTATAGCAGCCTGCAGTCTGCCAATTAgaccacacacataacaacgGACATTTTATAGCAGCCTGCAGTCTGCCATTTAgaccacacacataacaacgGACATTTTATAGCAGCCTGCAGTCTGCCAATTAgaccacacacataacaacgGACATTTTATAGCAGCCTGCAGTCTGCCATTTAgaccacacacataacaacgGACATTTTATAACAGCCTGCAGTCTGCCATTTATaccacacacataacaacagaCATTTTATAGCAGCCTGCAGTCTGCCATTTAgaccacacacataacaacagaCATTTTATAGCAGCCTGCAGTCTGCCAATTAgaccacacacataacaacgGACATTTTATAGCAGCCTGCAGTCTGCCATTTAGACCACACATAACAACAGACATTTTATAGCAGCCTGCAGTCTGCCATTTAgaccacacacacataacaactgACATTTTATAGCAGCCTGCAGTCTGCCATTTATaccacacacataacaacgGACATTTTATATCAGCCTGCAGTCTGCCATTTAgaccacacacacataacaactgACATTTTATAGCAGCCTGCAGTCTGCCATTTATaccacacacataacaacgGACATTTTATAGCAGCCTGCAGTCTGCCAATTAgaccacacacataacaacagaCATTTTATAGCAGCCTGCAGTCTGCCAATTAGACCACACACATAACAGACATTTTATAGCAGCCTGCAGTCTGCCAATTAgaccacacacataacaacagaCATTTTATAGCAGCCTGCAGTCTGCCAATTAGACCACACACGACAACGGACATTTCATAGCAGCCTGCAGTCTGCCATTTAgaccacacacataacaacgGACATTTTATAGCAGCCTGTAGTCTGCCATTTAGACCACACACGACAACGGACATTTCATAGCAGCCTGCAGTCTGCCATTTAGACCACACGACAACGGACATTTCATAGCAGTCTGCCATTTAGACCACACACAACAACGGACCTTTCATAGCAGCCTGCAGTCTGCCATTTAGACCACACAAATAACAACGGACATTTTATAGCAGCCTGCAGTCTGCCATTTAGACCACACACACAACAACTGACAAGTCACCATTGAAACTGTATGTCAATCAGGACTATAGGAGTAGGAagagacattttcatttctAGGTAATATGTCTATCAATTTGAGTTGGGATCCTATAATGCCTTCTGATGTCACAAGTACACATCTGCCAATATATGGCAATTTTACAGTTTCACAAATAATCaagtaaaaaacaaaagtttaatgaatgacaaaggttatacattgtaatacacaAGCATTTCAATTTAGTAAAAATATCAACCTTTTGATCAGTTATGGTTGGCAGTCCTCAGAATAacaaatttcatagttacatCAGACCTCTAGGTGGCGGTATAATAGAGATATcagatgtatttgtattattgAATGATATGGCTGCTAGAATAGTATGTAAAGTCTTCTTTGAGCATGTCCTCAGTCATGATTCAATTTTGCTTTTATTtacatgaacacattcaaatgcaaaataaatgtacagttaTCTCCAAGATACAACCAACTTACTTGTGTCTAGTCTCGCCATTTTAAAATAGGAAAAATACACGTTTGGTAACAGATACTAGTAGCTTATATAGCAGAttgttttcattcaatattGTGGCATGTGGTATGGAGTAGTGACCtgtagtgacctcaatttgcatacagagggcaATATTCATTTTCTACTTTCCATAGGGCACTATTACAGTAACACAGGTGTCGTCATACTGGTGATTTGATTTGACCTGGGAAAGAATACatgcctgagaatgtgatgtgttataaaacacttatcgCCTTGCCtaattcgggcactagtagaaaGTCATATTACTCCTTGCactgttatgtacatgtagcaactaATTCCCTGAAGTGTGTTGCTATGTAGTAACTATTTCCCTCAGCTTTTACCCTCAGGGAAATAGTCGGTACATAACAGACCTCAgggtaatagatgtctactagtgcccttatagccaggcaataagtgtataacagCCCTTGGGGTAATAGaagtctactagtgccctcatagccaggcaataaatgTTATATAAGCCTCTCACTGAGATAGATCATAAAAATCTCATCCAATTACTGGTTTCAAGACTTAAAGTTCAAACTTGGCTAAAGACATGGAAACTGATATTTTTAGTCCATCAATATCTCTGTAAACATTTTTCATTCAAGGTACTATCAAAATGAATTTAAGTTTTGTGTTACTGCTCTTCTTTACAAGGTGTGCTTATTTATTTGCATAGTATTTGATGGGagtttttttttgtgatttcaatcaatatatattatgatTTTACACACAGGAGAAGGTATCTCACAGCCAATCATCTGCTATTACCTCATACACAAAGCATAAAGTCATTACACCAATAAACCTGGAATCATAAAGTTTATTGACCcctacaaatatttcaatgtaaagAATGTCATGACAATTAATGTTCTTTTCTTTTATGTAAATAATTCTGTTCATATTGCATATAATTAAAACATTATCAGTGATACAAACACTTCTGTGTTGTGTTCTTGATTTGTGATTTAGTTGTGGTGAGAATGATTTGAAATTAGACAGACTACTCCCCAGTACACAGTAATTTGTGATTTAGTTGTGGTGagaatgatttgaaatttgacaaacTACCCAAGTACACAGTAATTTGTGATTTAGTTGTGGTGAGAATGATTTGAAATTAGACAGACTACTCCCAAGTGCACAGTAATTTGTGATTTAGTTGTGGTGagaatgatttgaaatttgacaGACTACCCAAGTGCACAGTAATTTGTGATTTAGTTGTCCCTACCTGTGTTTTggctaagggtggtaagtaggtaaaatctaacgatgttcccatgtcattttaactgggttcccaaacaaaattacatagACTCCATAGGTAAACACTGCCATTTGTTACCCCTTTGTCCAAAACAGTATAAACTTAGCTTGTCTCCTTTTAAGTCCTTGAATTtcagtgatacattttatctattcAACACAAATAACAAGTttgtaatacaaataaatatcaatctAACTACAGTGATATGGTATGGTACAACACACTTTTCAACAAATGACGGGGTGATGGCCTCAGTTTTTGTTTGATTACAAGTTGATTTAAATGAATGTATTACAAAACTAAATACCTGTCAACTCTACAAAAATAAGGACACACCACCTGTTGGTCAGTTCTGCTTGTAACTAGAACTAATCTTTACAGCCAGGATTAAGATTTTTGTGGACCAAAGTTTTATGGCAGAGTTAGCTGACTTTGGAAGTTCATACTACTTAGGTCTGCAAAACACATATCCTGGCTGTAAAGATCTTGTATACACcatgaaatgttcaaaataagtttgaaataaattgtaaattttaatataatttaatattggACATATTGAAAATTATGTGTGATCTCCATTTAGTTATTATAAAAGTTCCAATTAAAGCTACAGCTGTATCACAAAGTGGATTTGCATAATTACCTTATTTGGGCACAGTGTGCTTGGGAGATATGCAAAATTATTAATTTCGATAACAGCAACCTTTAATGGGCTGTATCACAAAGTGGACTTATAATGTACAGAATTACCCTATTTTGGCAAAGTCGTGTGCTTGGTCATGATAAATTATTGCCCCAGTAGAACTCGTGATTTCTCCGTAGCAATACACCACATGGATTTCTAGGTACTGTATATGATAAGTAATGATTAGTCTACGCTTGGTGCTTCATCCTTCTCTTCATTTTTACCGATGGAAAGCTCACGTAAAAAGAGTCGTCCATAATGGGAGATGAATTCAAATACTGATAGGAGAAGAGAGATCCTGCTGTCCTGGTGATGTGT
The sequence above is drawn from the Glandiceps talaboti chromosome 21, keGlaTala1.1, whole genome shotgun sequence genome and encodes:
- the LOC144451456 gene encoding ubiquitin-conjugating enzyme E2 J2-like; its protein translation is MSKRMNTTATARLKQDYIRIMKDPVPYVTAAPLHSNMLEWHYVVRGPEGTPYEGGYYHGKLLFPSEFPFKPPSIYMITPNGRFKCNTRLCLSISDFHPDTWNPAWSVSTILTGLLSFMVEKNPTLGSIETSDFTKRQLAAQSGIFNLKNQIFTELFPNIAEEVREKIKKQEEEMKRSAESRTQSVSSSQPNGQVILQQNNGENGIVGSTLANIFVIVGFAAFAYTVKYVLKTIGQG